One region of Streptomyces subrutilus genomic DNA includes:
- a CDS encoding PRC-barrel domain-containing protein: MSENVWGYGETSGHLAGADLTGYKVEATDGSIGKVDKHSDEVGSAYIVVDTGPWIFGKEVLLPAGTVSRIDADDQKIYVGRTKEQIKNAPEFDKDRHLGDADYHRQVGGYYDGPHRL, encoded by the coding sequence ATGTCTGAGAACGTGTGGGGTTACGGCGAGACGTCCGGCCATCTGGCCGGCGCCGATCTGACGGGCTACAAGGTCGAGGCGACGGACGGCTCCATCGGCAAGGTCGACAAGCACTCCGACGAGGTCGGTTCCGCGTACATCGTGGTCGACACCGGTCCGTGGATCTTCGGCAAGGAAGTCCTCCTTCCCGCGGGCACGGTGAGCCGGATCGACGCGGACGACCAGAAGATCTATGTCGGCCGGACGAAGGAGCAGATCAAGAACGCTCCGGAGTTCGACAAGGACAGGCACCTCGGCGACGCGGACTACCACCGTCAGGTGGGCGGCTACTACGACGGCCCGCACCGCCTCTGA
- a CDS encoding hydrophobic protein yields the protein MVPLLLVLLLALILFGAGFAVKILWWVAIAVLVIWLIGFVARPKGSSGRWYRW from the coding sequence ATGGTTCCCCTGCTTCTCGTTCTTCTGCTCGCTCTGATTCTGTTCGGTGCCGGTTTCGCGGTGAAGATCCTTTGGTGGGTCGCCATCGCGGTGCTGGTGATTTGGCTGATCGGTTTCGTCGCCCGCCCGAAGGGCAGCAGCGGCCGTTGGTACCGCTGGTAG
- a CDS encoding HD domain-containing protein, translating into MTLHKPLDALTVPDSAACAAALEVATAYCTPALLNHSVRSYVWASAYAADRGIEHDAELLYVAALLHDIGLAPEFDSHTVAFDEAGGHVAWVFGAGAGWPVERRKRLSDVIVRHMWDSVDVREDPEGHLLERATGVDISGRNADDFTAGFRAEVLARYPREGLADEFLACFRDQAARKPQSSPAAAVRGGLAERILATPHPLER; encoded by the coding sequence ATGACTCTCCACAAGCCGCTCGACGCGCTGACCGTACCCGACAGCGCCGCCTGCGCCGCCGCCCTCGAAGTCGCCACCGCCTACTGCACCCCGGCTCTGCTCAACCACTCGGTACGGTCCTACGTATGGGCCTCCGCGTACGCCGCGGACCGGGGCATCGAGCACGACGCGGAGCTGCTGTACGTGGCCGCGCTGCTCCACGACATCGGGCTGGCCCCGGAGTTCGACAGCCACACCGTCGCGTTCGACGAGGCCGGCGGGCACGTGGCCTGGGTGTTCGGCGCCGGGGCGGGGTGGCCGGTGGAGCGGCGGAAGCGGCTGTCCGACGTGATCGTGCGGCACATGTGGGACTCGGTGGACGTGCGGGAGGACCCGGAGGGCCACCTGCTGGAGCGGGCCACCGGTGTGGACATCTCGGGGCGGAACGCGGACGACTTCACCGCCGGATTCCGGGCGGAGGTCCTGGCCCGGTACCCGCGCGAGGGCCTCGCGGACGAGTTCCTGGCCTGCTTCCGCGACCAGGCCGCCCGCAAGCCGCAGAGCTCTCCGGCGGCAGCCGTGCGGGGCGGTCTCGCAGAACGCATCCTGGCGACCCCGCACCCCCTGGAACGCTGA
- a CDS encoding NUDIX hydrolase family protein, with protein sequence MSDTTETTPGWLSKDELETARARMPILYVEAVPVRVDDSGEVTSIGLLLRIGPDGTVSRTLVSGRVLHHERVRDALLRHLEKDLGAVALPRVPASLQPFTVAEYFPTAGVTSYHDPRQHAVSLAYLVPVAGDCRPRQDALDLVWFSPQEAVSPAVQSEMPGGHGVLLKQALAHAGYVY encoded by the coding sequence ATGTCCGACACGACCGAAACCACACCCGGCTGGCTGAGCAAGGACGAGCTGGAGACGGCCAGGGCGCGCATGCCGATCCTGTACGTCGAAGCCGTCCCCGTACGCGTGGATGACAGTGGCGAGGTGACCAGCATCGGCCTGCTGCTGCGCATCGGTCCGGACGGAACGGTCAGCCGTACCCTGGTGTCCGGGCGCGTCCTGCACCATGAGCGGGTCCGTGACGCACTGCTGCGCCACCTGGAGAAGGATCTCGGTGCCGTGGCCCTGCCGCGCGTCCCCGCCTCCCTGCAGCCCTTCACGGTTGCCGAGTACTTCCCCACGGCGGGCGTCACCTCCTACCACGACCCGCGCCAGCACGCGGTGTCCCTCGCCTACCTCGTACCGGTGGCCGGCGACTGCCGCCCCCGGCAGGACGCTCTGGACCTGGTCTGGTTCAGTCCGCAGGAGGCGGTCTCCCCGGCCGTGCAGAGCGAAATGCCGGGCGGGCACGGCGTGTTGCTCAAGCAGGCGCTCGCGCACGCCGGGTACGTGTACTGA
- a CDS encoding DUF6493 family protein, translated as MNAATQETTAPAPQPDAPARRILAAVRAGRPADLPGLLKPLDPVQRRELLAELKALRADLRAQGWENWRERDLVSPALIVAGAGCTTGAAAAASWIAARDLRRWRELPAGPLLDVLSDRQPQWLGDLAHRLAARAATAEQDYPLIRELVGLAGCAMPTTDGCLEGWATSLPASGTPLVDSLRGDPYTAELVPRLFETAEPVSSLNWSREPAGPHHWPTALATLAGEGLVDRTALLDGCTARLLRGGTAPHLKPYLAILQALQPTAEEERERAADWIALAADAPSAVAGHAQQALARLAAAGGLAPRLLAEMSLTVLFRPEKKLVRAQLVLLGRELVREPAAAPELLPVLGEAFGHTDTDIQERALKLVAAHLVADPEVHAALAACAHLLSPLHRARAVEVLGPDAAPADAAPYREILPPPPAQVPIEPAPESVEETVELVAAVVNSRTTNVEEFERALDGLVRHARRDRAALAAALRPALAGRWWLDPERSFHYTGDLPGIEHVAAIVLDARPADPAHPPQPALVSWRSSCHHPAFSVAAHARVAEAARHIAGRPLPFLLAFPTHTSGSLDPHTLIERLAAYARLGEAPGPADFAQALLRTRRDPTAIPGAAALGTPEGDRLAAWLGEDGAPAAVTRRTAPAVSRHYDVWPEHLTLDTGERPTVMRRFPKPFRELGQPRTATGRCWDGGDDAALVATLPEDRETLAAWSLPAITSCALHEDRGGTTVLPLLAAAGGPAGPALHLAVATGLGARHAEDRLRAVDALLALAARGELDAVRLGCDLGEQLTLGTVKPNRLADSLRTAAATGACTTIWSVLAAALPALLTGTADPRGTGDLLEMAADCVEESAAASPHPAGLAAVAARGGRSRLVTQAVRLAKALDRNQEPAPA; from the coding sequence ATGAACGCCGCCACCCAGGAGACCACCGCCCCCGCCCCGCAGCCCGACGCCCCCGCGCGGAGGATCCTCGCCGCCGTCCGCGCCGGACGCCCAGCCGACCTGCCGGGACTGCTGAAACCCCTCGACCCGGTGCAGCGCCGGGAGCTGCTCGCCGAGCTGAAGGCGCTGCGGGCCGACCTGCGCGCCCAGGGCTGGGAGAACTGGCGGGAACGGGACCTGGTGAGCCCGGCCCTGATCGTCGCCGGCGCCGGATGCACCACCGGTGCGGCGGCCGCGGCTTCCTGGATCGCCGCCCGTGACCTGCGCCGCTGGCGGGAACTCCCGGCCGGCCCCCTGCTCGACGTCCTGTCCGACCGGCAGCCGCAGTGGCTGGGCGACCTGGCCCACCGGCTCGCCGCGCGGGCCGCGACCGCGGAGCAGGACTACCCGCTGATCCGCGAGCTCGTCGGCCTCGCCGGATGCGCGATGCCGACCACCGACGGCTGCCTCGAAGGCTGGGCCACGTCCCTGCCCGCCTCCGGCACCCCCCTCGTCGACTCCTTGCGCGGCGACCCGTACACCGCCGAGCTCGTCCCGCGCCTCTTCGAGACCGCCGAGCCGGTCAGCTCGCTCAACTGGTCGCGCGAGCCCGCCGGCCCGCACCACTGGCCGACCGCGCTCGCCACCCTCGCCGGGGAGGGCCTGGTCGACCGCACCGCCCTCCTGGACGGGTGCACGGCCCGGCTGCTGCGCGGCGGCACCGCCCCCCACCTCAAGCCGTACCTCGCGATCCTGCAGGCCCTGCAACCGACCGCGGAGGAGGAGCGGGAGCGTGCCGCGGACTGGATCGCGCTGGCCGCCGACGCCCCGTCCGCCGTCGCCGGGCACGCCCAGCAGGCCTTGGCCCGGCTCGCCGCAGCCGGCGGTCTCGCCCCCCGCCTGCTGGCCGAAATGTCCCTGACCGTCCTCTTCCGGCCCGAGAAGAAGCTGGTCCGCGCCCAACTGGTGCTGCTCGGCCGGGAGCTGGTCCGCGAACCGGCCGCGGCGCCCGAGCTGCTGCCCGTACTCGGCGAGGCCTTCGGACACACCGACACCGACATCCAGGAACGGGCCCTGAAGCTCGTCGCCGCGCATCTGGTCGCCGACCCGGAGGTGCACGCCGCACTCGCCGCATGCGCCCACCTGTTGAGCCCCCTGCACCGGGCGCGGGCCGTGGAGGTCCTCGGCCCGGACGCCGCGCCCGCCGACGCCGCCCCCTACCGGGAGATCCTTCCGCCGCCCCCGGCCCAGGTGCCGATCGAACCGGCCCCGGAGAGCGTCGAGGAGACCGTGGAGCTCGTCGCCGCGGTGGTCAACTCCCGCACCACGAACGTCGAGGAGTTCGAACGCGCCCTCGACGGCCTCGTCCGACACGCCCGCCGGGACCGGGCGGCCCTCGCGGCAGCGCTGCGTCCCGCGCTGGCCGGACGCTGGTGGCTCGACCCCGAACGGTCCTTTCACTACACCGGCGACCTGCCCGGCATCGAACACGTCGCCGCCATCGTCCTGGACGCGCGTCCCGCGGATCCGGCCCACCCGCCCCAGCCGGCGCTCGTGTCCTGGCGCAGCAGCTGCCACCACCCCGCGTTCTCCGTCGCCGCCCACGCCCGCGTGGCCGAGGCGGCACGGCACATCGCCGGCCGGCCGCTGCCCTTCCTGCTCGCCTTCCCCACCCATACGAGCGGCTCCCTGGACCCCCACACCCTGATCGAGCGCCTCGCCGCGTACGCACGGCTCGGCGAGGCCCCCGGCCCGGCGGACTTCGCGCAGGCCCTGCTGCGGACCCGCCGCGACCCCACCGCCATCCCCGGTGCGGCCGCCCTGGGCACACCCGAGGGAGACCGGCTCGCGGCCTGGCTCGGCGAGGACGGCGCGCCCGCCGCCGTCACCCGCCGCACCGCGCCGGCCGTGTCCCGCCACTACGACGTGTGGCCCGAGCACCTCACCCTGGACACCGGGGAGCGCCCCACCGTCATGCGCCGGTTCCCCAAGCCGTTCCGGGAGTTGGGACAGCCCCGCACGGCGACCGGCCGCTGCTGGGACGGCGGGGACGACGCCGCCCTGGTCGCCACCCTCCCCGAGGACCGGGAGACCCTGGCCGCCTGGTCGCTCCCGGCCATCACCTCCTGCGCGCTCCACGAGGACCGGGGCGGGACCACCGTGCTGCCCCTGCTCGCGGCTGCCGGAGGCCCGGCCGGCCCGGCGCTCCACCTCGCCGTCGCCACCGGACTGGGCGCCCGGCACGCGGAAGACCGGCTGAGAGCCGTCGATGCCCTCCTCGCCCTCGCCGCCCGCGGCGAACTGGACGCCGTACGCCTCGGCTGCGACCTGGGGGAGCAGCTGACCCTGGGCACGGTCAAGCCCAACCGGCTCGCCGACTCGCTGCGCACCGCCGCCGCGACCGGCGCCTGCACGACGATCTGGTCCGTCCTCGCGGCCGCCCTGCCCGCCCTGCTCACCGGTACGGCCGACCCGCGCGGCACCGGCGACCTCCTCGAGATGGCCGCCGACTGCGTGGAGGAGTCCGCGGCAGCCTCCCCGCACCCGGCCGGCCTCGCCGCCGTCGCGGCTCGCGGCGGACGGTCCCGCCTGGTCACGCAGGCCGTCCGGCTGGCCAAAGCCCTCGACCGCAACCAGGAGCCGGCACCCGCCTGA
- a CDS encoding SWIM zinc finger family protein, translating to MTRTAHTFAYARSSSLTTAGTGRMLGLETAGGLTPAGAEAHPQFFAGFLNSPQAAARALLAVADVAAARYYRRTLRASLDPVVTGNGDRLRFESFSGCCGVYARLDVLPEGLGGADTGHGTTNVDVNNPLREALSRLTGDDPLHLRVGPDELTVTTLDGPVVEKKVPLPDRWLRGFAESQAITTGFDLRAELTAAEAVRFLRSLPRTPAAGGAASAALWVVPAGRTLRPTTRPVPGAVCLPGPDRLAALQRVLRNATGLRVYGPAADGAGPTASAWEVGLPGMRLTLTLSPEPDRGFSGEGGVLEALATDTAAEDADLISVLLAWEPRIDPADLAEQSGLPVERVRAALTHLGTGGRVGYDLAEAAYFHRELPYDARRAERHNPRLVAARALLAQGGVTLDGGAAVVASGDRRYQVRGTGGALSCTCQWWADYRGRRGPCKHALATRMARRAATHPGPAPSSRTHPDTPHTTTPAGAAR from the coding sequence ATGACGCGAACCGCACACACCTTCGCCTACGCGCGCTCATCCTCGCTGACCACCGCCGGTACGGGACGGATGCTCGGTCTGGAGACCGCGGGCGGCCTGACGCCCGCCGGCGCCGAGGCCCACCCCCAGTTCTTCGCCGGGTTCCTGAACAGCCCCCAGGCCGCTGCCCGCGCCCTGCTGGCCGTCGCCGACGTGGCCGCCGCCCGCTACTACCGGCGAACCCTGCGGGCCTCCCTCGACCCGGTCGTCACGGGCAACGGCGACCGGCTGCGCTTCGAGTCCTTCTCCGGGTGCTGCGGGGTGTACGCCCGGCTCGACGTGCTCCCCGAGGGACTCGGCGGCGCCGACACCGGCCACGGCACCACCAACGTTGACGTCAACAACCCGCTGCGCGAGGCCCTGTCCCGCCTGACCGGCGACGACCCGCTGCACCTGCGCGTCGGCCCCGACGAGCTGACCGTCACCACCCTCGACGGTCCGGTCGTCGAGAAGAAGGTGCCGCTCCCGGACCGCTGGCTGCGCGGTTTCGCCGAGTCCCAGGCCATCACCACCGGCTTCGACCTGCGCGCCGAACTCACCGCCGCCGAAGCCGTACGCTTCCTGCGCTCGCTCCCGCGCACCCCCGCGGCCGGCGGCGCCGCGAGCGCCGCCCTGTGGGTGGTCCCCGCGGGCCGTACGCTGCGCCCCACCACCCGCCCCGTGCCCGGCGCGGTCTGCCTGCCCGGACCGGACCGGCTCGCCGCCCTCCAGCGGGTCCTGCGCAACGCTACCGGCCTGCGCGTGTACGGGCCCGCGGCCGACGGCGCCGGACCCACCGCCTCCGCCTGGGAGGTCGGGCTGCCCGGCATGCGGCTCACGCTCACCCTCTCCCCGGAGCCCGACCGCGGGTTCTCCGGCGAGGGCGGCGTCCTGGAGGCCCTTGCCACGGACACGGCGGCCGAGGACGCCGACCTGATCTCCGTGCTGCTGGCCTGGGAGCCGCGCATCGACCCGGCCGACCTCGCCGAGCAGTCCGGGCTGCCCGTGGAGCGCGTACGGGCAGCCCTCACTCACCTCGGCACGGGCGGCCGCGTCGGCTACGACCTCGCCGAAGCCGCCTACTTCCACCGCGAACTGCCCTACGACGCCCGTCGCGCGGAACGACACAACCCGCGCCTGGTCGCCGCCCGCGCGCTGCTGGCTCAGGGCGGCGTCACCCTGGACGGCGGGGCCGCCGTCGTCGCCTCCGGGGACCGCCGCTACCAGGTCCGCGGCACCGGCGGCGCCCTCAGCTGCACCTGCCAGTGGTGGGCCGACTACCGCGGCCGGCGGGGGCCCTGCAAGCACGCCCTCGCCACCCGCATGGCACGGCGGGCAGCCACACATCCGGGCCCGGCGCCCAGTTCGCGAACCCACCCCGACACCCCGCACACCACCACCCCCGCCGGAGCCGCACGATGA